The proteins below are encoded in one region of Caballeronia sp. SL2Y3:
- the trpB gene encoding tryptophan synthase subunit beta — MYNLPDERGHFGQYGGVFVSETLIHALDELRQAYDAARQDPAFQAEYDYELKHYVGRPSPIYHAKRWSDMLGGAQLYLKREDLNHTGAHKVNNVIGQALLARKMGKPRVIAETGAGQHGVATATIAARFGMECVVYMGAEDVKRQAANVYRMKLLGATVVPVESGSRTLKDALNEAMRDWVTNVENTFYIIGTVAGPHPYPKMVRDFQRVIGDECRVQMPEMTGRQPDAVIACVGGGSNAMGIFYPYIEDEAVRLIGVEAAGDGIDTGRHAASLMGGSPGVLHGNRTYLLQDDNGQIIETHSVSAGLDYPGVGPEHAWLKDAGRAEYVGITDDEALKAFHDCCRIEGIIPALESSHALAYGAKLAKTLPRDKVLLVNLSGRGDKDMHTVAERSGIQF; from the coding sequence ATGTACAACTTGCCTGACGAAAGAGGCCACTTCGGCCAATATGGCGGCGTGTTCGTCTCCGAAACGCTTATCCACGCGCTCGACGAACTGCGCCAAGCCTACGACGCAGCCCGCCAGGACCCCGCATTCCAGGCCGAATACGACTACGAACTGAAGCATTACGTCGGCCGTCCTTCCCCGATCTATCACGCGAAACGCTGGAGCGACATGCTCGGCGGCGCGCAGCTTTATCTGAAGCGCGAAGACCTGAATCACACGGGCGCGCACAAGGTCAACAACGTAATCGGGCAGGCGCTGCTCGCCCGCAAGATGGGCAAGCCGCGCGTCATCGCCGAGACCGGCGCGGGGCAGCACGGCGTGGCGACCGCGACCATCGCGGCGCGCTTCGGCATGGAGTGCGTGGTCTACATGGGCGCGGAGGACGTGAAGCGGCAGGCGGCCAACGTCTATCGCATGAAGCTGCTGGGCGCGACCGTCGTGCCCGTGGAATCGGGCTCGCGCACGCTGAAGGACGCGCTCAACGAGGCCATGCGCGACTGGGTGACGAACGTCGAAAACACGTTCTATATCATCGGCACCGTGGCCGGTCCGCATCCTTATCCGAAGATGGTGCGCGACTTCCAGCGCGTGATCGGCGACGAATGCCGCGTGCAGATGCCCGAAATGACGGGCCGTCAGCCGGATGCCGTGATCGCGTGTGTGGGCGGTGGATCGAACGCGATGGGCATCTTTTATCCGTATATCGAAGATGAAGCCGTACGTTTGATAGGCGTCGAAGCGGCGGGCGACGGTATCGACACCGGCCGGCACGCGGCGTCGCTCATGGGCGGAAGCCCCGGCGTGCTGCATGGCAATCGCACGTATCTCTTGCAGGACGACAACGGCCAGATCATCGAGACGCATTCGGTGTCGGCGGGGCTCGACTATCCGGGCGTCGGTCCGGAGCACGCGTGGCTGAAGGACGCGGGCCGCGCCGAGTACGTCGGCATTACGGACGACGAGGCGCTCAAGGCGTTCCACGACTGCTGCCGCATCGAGGGCATCATTCCGGCGCTGGAGTCGAGTCACGCGCTGGCGTACGGCGCGAAGCTCGCGAAAACGCTGCCGCGCGATAAGGTGCTGCTCGTCAACCTGTCGGGCCGCGGCGACAAGGACATGCACACGGTCGCCGAGCGATCGGGCATCCAGTTCTAA
- a CDS encoding site-specific DNA-methyltransferase, which yields MRTVIDEPMSAGALQGAGIDIRNRDFLADAASVPDASIDLIVADPPYGLGKDYGNDSDMLSGEAFLAWTYRWLDIAIPKLKKSGSMYIFCTWQYSPELFVFLKRRMTMVNEIVWDRRVPSMGGTTRKYTSVHDNIGYFAVSKDYYFDLDPVRIPYDAATKKARSRKIFEGSKWLEMGYNPKDVWSVSRLHRQHAERVDHPTQKPLEIVERMVLASCPPGGRVLDPFMGSGTTAVACARHGRLFTGFEINADYCAIAENRLAKLDAPLTAETETETAE from the coding sequence ATGCGCACCGTTATCGACGAACCGATGTCCGCTGGCGCGCTGCAAGGCGCCGGCATCGACATTCGGAACCGCGATTTTCTCGCCGATGCCGCCTCCGTTCCCGATGCGTCGATCGATCTGATCGTCGCCGACCCGCCTTATGGGCTCGGCAAGGACTACGGGAACGACTCGGACATGCTGTCCGGCGAAGCCTTCCTCGCGTGGACGTATCGCTGGCTGGACATCGCGATACCGAAGCTGAAGAAAAGCGGGTCGATGTACATCTTCTGCACCTGGCAGTATTCGCCCGAACTGTTCGTGTTCCTGAAGCGCCGGATGACGATGGTCAACGAAATCGTCTGGGACCGGCGCGTGCCGAGCATGGGCGGAACGACGCGCAAATACACGTCGGTGCACGACAACATCGGCTATTTCGCGGTATCGAAGGACTACTACTTCGATCTCGATCCGGTGCGCATTCCCTACGACGCAGCGACGAAAAAGGCGCGCTCGCGCAAGATTTTCGAGGGCAGCAAGTGGCTCGAAATGGGCTACAACCCGAAGGACGTCTGGTCCGTGTCGCGGCTGCACCGGCAGCACGCGGAGAGGGTCGATCATCCGACGCAGAAGCCGCTGGAAATCGTCGAGCGCATGGTGCTGGCGAGTTGTCCGCCGGGCGGCCGCGTGCTCGATCCGTTCATGGGCAGCGGCACGACCGCTGTTGCCTGCGCGCGCCACGGCCGACTTTTCACGGGCTTCGAAATCAACGCGGACTATTGCGCCATCGCGGAAAACCGCCTGGCAAAGCTCGATGCGCCGCTGACCGCCGAGACCGAAACCGAGACCGCCGAATAA
- the trpA gene encoding tryptophan synthase subunit alpha, which translates to MSRIKNTFATLAAQGRKGLIPFITAGDPNPEQTVEFMHALARGGADVIELGVPFSDPMADGPVIQRSSERALARGVTLKRVLADVARFRETDADTPVVLMGYANPMERMGADAFAQAAKEAGVDGVLVVDYPPEEASDFGATMRAAGIDPIFLLAPTSTDERVAAVGKIASGYVYYVSLKGVTGAANLDVSSIASKIPAIKSQVPLPVGVGFGIRDAETARAVAEVADAVVIGSRLVQLLEEAPPDTAAASLTNFIAEIRAALDSAK; encoded by the coding sequence ATGTCCCGTATCAAGAACACTTTCGCGACGCTTGCCGCGCAAGGCCGCAAAGGGCTGATTCCGTTCATCACGGCGGGCGATCCGAACCCCGAGCAAACCGTCGAATTCATGCACGCGCTCGCCCGGGGCGGCGCGGACGTCATCGAACTGGGCGTGCCGTTTTCCGATCCGATGGCCGATGGTCCCGTCATCCAGCGTTCGTCGGAGCGCGCGCTGGCGCGCGGCGTCACGCTCAAGCGCGTGCTCGCCGATGTGGCGCGCTTTCGCGAGACCGACGCCGACACGCCCGTCGTGCTGATGGGCTACGCGAATCCGATGGAACGCATGGGCGCCGACGCGTTCGCGCAGGCCGCGAAAGAGGCGGGCGTGGACGGCGTGCTCGTCGTCGACTATCCGCCGGAGGAAGCCAGCGATTTCGGCGCGACGATGCGCGCGGCCGGCATCGATCCGATCTTTCTGCTCGCGCCCACATCGACCGATGAGCGCGTGGCGGCGGTCGGCAAGATCGCGAGCGGCTACGTGTATTACGTGTCGCTCAAGGGCGTGACGGGCGCGGCAAATCTGGACGTTTCCAGCATCGCGAGTAAAATCCCGGCCATCAAGTCGCAGGTGCCGCTGCCGGTCGGCGTCGGTTTCGGCATTCGCGACGCAGAGACGGCCCGCGCCGTCGCGGAAGTCGCGGACGCGGTCGTCATCGGAAGCCGGCTCGTGCAGTTGCTCGAAGAGGCGCCGCCGGACACGGCCGCC